GAAATCCCATCTACTGTTTCCCTTTTGAGAAACTTGACCGTTTTTAGAGTGGCGGTGAATCATTTCTCTGGCGTGTTCCCACCTGCACTCTACAATCTTTCATCACTTCAACTTCTCTCAATCACTCAAAACAATTTTCATGGTGACCTCAAGGAGGACATGGGGCTTATTTTACCTAACATTCAGAGGCTATACTTGGGTGGTAATGGTTTCACCGGTGAGATACCTGTTTCGTTGTCCAATGCTTCAAATCTTGTCCAGCTAGATTTATCAGTAAACAAGCTCACTGGATCCATTCCCTTGAGTTTTGGGAAACTCAGGTCTCTCCTTTTGCTTATTGTCCATTCTAATCAACTCAGGAGTGATGATTTGAACTTTCTTACTCCTTTAACAAATTGTAGCAAGCTACAGTATCTTGATATTGCCAATAACAAGTTTACTGGCGAGTTCCCCGGCTCAATCGGTAACTTATCATCCAAGTTGAGGTGGCTAAACTTTTACAATAACTCTATACATGGGAGCATTCCTCCAGAGTTTGCAAATCTTGTTGGTTTAGACGCGTTGGGGATAGGCCTAAACTTCTTGACAGGTAATATTCCagcttcacttggaaaacttcCGACGTTGAAACAACTTTACTTGGCCTCAAATCAATTAACTGGTGAAATCCCTTCTTCTTTAGGCAACCTTACACAATTATTGTATCTATACTTGCATAATAACAGTCTAGAAGGAATCATACCTTATGGTTTTGGTAATTTCAAGTTTCTGCAAGAAATTGACCTTTCTGACAATAGGTTAAACGGGACCATTCCAAAACAATTTATCGGTCTTTCCACCCTTTCCAGAACACTAAACTTGTCACACAATTCCTTGACTGGTGTATTACCTAGTGATGTTGGAAACTTGCAACTTTTGGCTGCATTTGATGTTTCATACAACAGATTGTCCGGTGAGATACCTAATAAGATAGGCCAatgtttttctttaaataaGCTCTATCTTCAATCCAACCTGTTCCAAGGAACCATTCCGAATATGGGACAGTTGAAAGGTATTCAGTACTTAGATCTTTCGAGTAACAAGTTAAGTGGTCCGATACCTCAGGATTTGGTAAAGTTGCATTCTTTACTTAATCTGAACCTGTCGTTCAACAATCTTGAAGGCGACGTTCCCTTAGATGGTGTGTTCAAGAACGGAAGCGCAGTTGAAGTGAAAGGAAACAATCTTTGTGGAGGAATTCCACAGATGCATTTACATCCATGCCTAGTAAAGAACAAAGGGAAACCAAGAAAGAAAGATGCTGCACTTAAGGTCACGCTAGCAGTTGTCCTTGCATTTTCTTTCTTGGTTCTGGTGTTGTCCGCATTAGCCTTTACGTAcctgaagaaaaagaagaagaaaaactcaAGAACAGAACTTCCTCCAATGCCATCACCAGAGGATATCCACTTCCACCCAAAAGTAACATACAAGGAACTTCATGATGCAACCAGTGGATTCTCATCACAGAGTTTGATTGGGACCGGTAACTTTGGAAGAGTGTACGAAGGAGCTATTCCGTCAAGTGAAGTAGCTATTGCAGTTAAGGTTCTTAATCTCCAGCAGAAAGGAGCTTCCAAAAGCTTCCTAGCTGAATGCCAAGCCTTAAGGAACATTCGCCACAGGAACCTCGTGAAGGTTCTAAGTGTATGCTCAAGTTCTGATTTCCAAGGAAACGATTTCAAGGCTCTTATATACCAATTTATGCCAAATGGGAGCTTGGATAAGTGGCTGCATCCTCAAGTAGGACAAGGTGGATCCTCAAGTTTAAACATTCTTCAAAGAATAAACGTCTTAGTAGATGTTGCTTGTGCATTGCATTATCTTCACTACCAGTGCCCAACGCCGATAATTCATTGTGATCTAAAGCCTAGCAATGTCCTTCTTGACAATGATCTAACAGCTCATGTTAGTGATTTTGGCTTAGCAAGGTTGCTTGTAAAGTCCAACAGGGAAACTAATGCCAATCATTTCAGCTCCCTAGTGGTTAAAGGAACCATTGGATATACACCTCCAGGTTATAT
This Solanum dulcamara chromosome 8, daSolDulc1.2, whole genome shotgun sequence DNA region includes the following protein-coding sequences:
- the LOC129898977 gene encoding putative receptor-like protein kinase At3g47110, whose protein sequence is MDFYVSNFHVLIVIIFLNVFISQSAYAAILGNNEPDKLALVDFQSKLTADPLQVVSSWNDSIHFCNWRGVTCDPSIQRVVRLDLTGLKLSGTVSRRIGNLSFLETLYLSDNSFTSVIPQELGSLTRLQRLNLSFNFFEGNIPSNLSSCINLINLDLNHNYLIEQVPSELGSLSKLQKLYLNNNNLTGNFPVSFGNLSSLQELSVNYNYLEGEIPSTVSLLRNLTVFRVAVNHFSGVFPPALYNLSSLQLLSITQNNFHGDLKEDMGLILPNIQRLYLGGNGFTGEIPVSLSNASNLVQLDLSVNKLTGSIPLSFGKLRSLLLLIVHSNQLRSDDLNFLTPLTNCSKLQYLDIANNKFTGEFPGSIGNLSSKLRWLNFYNNSIHGSIPPEFANLVGLDALGIGLNFLTGNIPASLGKLPTLKQLYLASNQLTGEIPSSLGNLTQLLYLYLHNNSLEGIIPYGFGNFKFLQEIDLSDNRLNGTIPKQFIGLSTLSRTLNLSHNSLTGVLPSDIVR
- the LOC129900705 gene encoding putative receptor-like protein kinase At3g47110: MGQLKGIQYLDLSSNKLSGPIPQDLVKLHSLLNLNLSFNNLEGDVPLDGVFKNGSAVEVKGNNLCGGIPQMHLHPCLVKNKGKPRKKDAALKVTLAVVLAFSFLVLVLSALAFTYLKKKKKKNSRTELPPMPSPEDIHFHPKVTYKELHDATSGFSSQSLIGTGNFGRVYEGAIPSSEVAIAVKVLNLQQKGASKSFLAECQALRNIRHRNLVKVLSVCSSSDFQGNDFKALIYQFMPNGSLDKWLHPQVGQGGSSSLNILQRINVLVDVACALHYLHYQCPTPIIHCDLKPSNVLLDNDLTAHVSDFGLARLLVKSNRETNANHFSSLVVKGTIGYTPPEYGMGGAASTWGDVYSYGILLLELFTGKSPLDITFQDDLNIHNFVKRSLPNRVLEIVDQSGLEEAAYQGEFKTEWIESLVSILQTGVTCSAEHPQDRMNMRQVLDRLYSIRDRYLGHQNSQLRISVVKGALKP